In Streptomyces sp. 840.1, one DNA window encodes the following:
- a CDS encoding iron ABC transporter permease, with product MAVPVAFFAVFFAYPVVAIVGRGLKDGGVWQFGRIGEVLSRPDIREVLWFTLWQALASTALTLLIALPGAYVFARFDFPGKQLLRAVVTVPFVLPTVVVGTAFLALLGRGGFLDDLWGVRLDTTVWAILLAHVFFNYAVVVRTVGGLWSQLDPRQEEAARVLGAGRFAAWRRVTLPALAPAVAAAALMVFLFTFTSFGVVQILGGPGFSTLEVEIYRQTAQLLALPTAAVLTLVQFAAVGAILAVHAWTVRRRETALKLVDPAQTARRPRGAGQWALLTGVLLTVLVLILLPLAILVERSLDLPGGHGLGYYRALGSAAANSGTFLVAPIEAIWNSLRYALVATAIALVVGGLAAAALTRRAGRLVRGFDALLMLPLGVSAVTVGFGFLITLDKPPLDLRTSWILVPLAQALVGVPFVVRTMLPVLRAVDGRLREAAAVLGASPLRAWREVDLPLVRRALLVAAGFAFAVSLGEFGATVFIARPDNPTLPVAVARLLGRSGDLNYGQAMALSTILMLVCAVSLLLLERIRTDRSGEF from the coding sequence ATGGCCGTGCCCGTCGCCTTCTTCGCGGTGTTCTTCGCCTACCCCGTCGTCGCGATCGTGGGACGCGGGCTCAAGGACGGCGGCGTCTGGCAGTTCGGCCGGATCGGCGAGGTGCTGAGCCGGCCGGACATCCGCGAGGTCCTCTGGTTCACGCTCTGGCAGGCGCTCGCCTCGACCGCGCTGACCCTGCTGATCGCCCTGCCGGGCGCCTACGTGTTCGCCCGGTTCGACTTCCCGGGCAAGCAGTTGCTGCGCGCGGTCGTCACGGTGCCGTTCGTGCTGCCGACCGTCGTCGTGGGCACCGCGTTCCTGGCGTTGCTGGGGCGCGGGGGTTTCCTCGACGACCTGTGGGGCGTCCGGCTCGACACCACGGTGTGGGCGATCCTGCTGGCCCATGTCTTCTTCAACTACGCGGTCGTCGTGCGCACCGTCGGCGGGCTGTGGTCGCAGCTGGACCCCCGGCAGGAGGAGGCGGCGCGGGTCCTGGGCGCCGGACGGTTCGCCGCCTGGCGGCGGGTGACGCTTCCGGCGCTCGCTCCCGCCGTGGCCGCGGCCGCGCTGATGGTCTTCCTCTTCACCTTCACCTCCTTCGGCGTCGTCCAGATCCTCGGCGGCCCCGGATTCTCCACGCTGGAGGTGGAGATCTACCGCCAGACCGCGCAGTTGCTCGCCCTGCCCACGGCAGCGGTGCTCACGCTCGTGCAGTTCGCCGCAGTCGGCGCGATCCTCGCCGTGCACGCCTGGACCGTACGGCGCAGGGAGACCGCGCTGAAGCTCGTCGACCCGGCGCAGACCGCCCGCCGACCGCGCGGCGCGGGCCAATGGGCGCTGCTCACAGGCGTTCTGCTGACCGTGCTGGTGCTGATCCTGCTGCCGCTCGCCATCCTGGTGGAGCGCTCGCTCGACCTGCCCGGCGGTCACGGCCTCGGCTACTACCGGGCGCTGGGCTCGGCGGCGGCGAACAGCGGTACGTTCCTGGTCGCGCCCATCGAGGCGATCTGGAACTCGCTGCGGTACGCCCTGGTCGCGACCGCCATCGCGCTGGTCGTCGGGGGCCTGGCCGCGGCGGCGCTGACCAGGCGGGCCGGGCGGCTGGTCAGGGGTTTCGACGCGCTCCTGATGCTCCCGCTCGGGGTCTCCGCCGTCACCGTCGGCTTCGGCTTCTTGATCACCCTGGACAAGCCGCCGCTGGACCTGCGGACCTCCTGGATCCTGGTGCCGCTCGCCCAGGCGCTGGTCGGGGTGCCGTTCGTCGTACGGACCATGCTGCCGGTCCTGCGCGCGGTGGACGGGCGGCTGCGCGAGGCGGCCGCGGTGCTCGGCGCCTCACCGCTGCGGGCCTGGCGCGAGGTGGACCTGCCGCTGGTGCGCCGGGCGCTGCTGGTGGCGGCGGGCTTCGCGTTCGCCGTGTCGCTGGGGGAGTTCGGCGCCACGGTGTTCATCGCGCGGCCCGACAACCCGACGCTGCCGGTGGCCGTGGCCCGGCTGCTGGGGCGCTCCGGGGATCTCAACTACGGCCAGGCGATGGCCCTCAGCACCATTCTGATGCTCGTGTGCGCGGTGTCCCTGCTGCTGCTCGAACGCATCCGCACCGACCGATCCGGCGAGTTCTAA
- the rlmN gene encoding 23S rRNA (adenine(2503)-C(2))-methyltransferase RlmN, protein MPKPGELTFVAPRGAKKPPRHLADLTPAERKEAVAATGEKPFRAQQLSQHYFARYAHDPSEWTNIPAGSRDKLAEALFPELMSVVRHISCDDDTTRKTLWKLHDGTLVESVLMRYPERVTMCISSQAGCGMNCPFCATGQAGLDRNLSTAEIVHQIVDGMRALRDGEVPGGPARLSNIVFMGMGEPLANYNRVVGSIRRLTDPEPDGLGLSQRGITVSTVGLVPAMLRFADEGFKCRLAVSLHAPDDELRDTLVPVNTRWKVREVLDAAWEYAEKSGRRISIEYALIRDINDQAWRGDRLGRLLKGKRVHVNLIPLNPTPGSKWTASRPEDEKAFVEAIAAHGVPVTVRDTRGQEIDGACGQLAASER, encoded by the coding sequence ATGCCTAAGCCCGGAGAACTCACTTTCGTCGCGCCCCGCGGAGCCAAGAAGCCGCCGCGGCACCTCGCTGACCTCACGCCCGCCGAGCGCAAGGAAGCCGTCGCCGCGACCGGCGAGAAGCCCTTCCGCGCCCAGCAGCTCTCGCAGCACTACTTCGCGCGGTACGCGCACGACCCGTCGGAGTGGACCAACATCCCGGCCGGGTCGCGGGACAAGCTCGCGGAGGCGCTGTTCCCCGAGCTGATGTCCGTGGTCCGCCACATCAGCTGCGACGACGACACCACCCGCAAGACGCTGTGGAAGCTGCACGACGGGACGCTCGTCGAGTCCGTCCTGATGCGCTACCCCGAGCGCGTCACGATGTGCATCTCCTCGCAGGCCGGCTGCGGGATGAACTGCCCGTTCTGCGCCACCGGACAGGCCGGTCTCGACCGCAACCTCTCCACCGCGGAGATCGTCCACCAGATCGTGGACGGCATGCGGGCGCTGCGCGACGGCGAGGTCCCCGGGGGTCCGGCGCGGCTCTCCAACATCGTCTTCATGGGCATGGGCGAGCCGCTCGCCAACTACAACCGGGTGGTCGGCTCCATCCGCCGGCTGACCGACCCCGAGCCCGACGGGCTGGGGCTGTCGCAGCGCGGGATCACCGTCTCGACCGTCGGCCTGGTGCCGGCGATGCTGCGCTTCGCGGACGAGGGCTTCAAGTGCCGTCTCGCCGTCTCGCTGCACGCCCCGGACGACGAGCTGCGCGACACCCTCGTCCCCGTGAACACCCGGTGGAAGGTGCGCGAGGTGCTGGACGCGGCCTGGGAGTACGCGGAGAAGTCCGGTCGCCGCATCTCCATCGAGTACGCGCTGATCCGTGACATCAACGACCAGGCCTGGCGCGGTGACCGGCTCGGCCGGCTCCTCAAGGGCAAGCGGGTCCACGTCAACCTGATCCCGCTGAACCCGACGCCGGGCTCGAAGTGGACCGCCTCGCGGCCCGAGGACGAGAAGGCGTTCGTCGAGGCCATCGCCGCCCACGGGGTGCCGGTGACCGTGCGGGACACCCGCGGCCAGGAGATCGACGGAGCCTGCGGGCAGCTCGCGGCGTCCGAGCGCTGA
- the pyrH gene encoding UMP kinase, translating to MNKGADAATGDHRRDDGKVAGRFMLKLSGEAFAGGGGLGVDPDVVHAIAREIAAVVRDGAEIAIVIGGGNFFRGAELQQRGMDRARSDYMGMLGTVMNCLALQDFLEKEGIDSRVQTAITMGQVAEPYIPLRAVRHLEKGRVVIFGAGMGMPYFSTDTTAAQRALEIDAEALLMGKNGVDGVYDSDPKTNPGAVKFDALEYSEVLARDLKVADATAITLCRDNQLPILVFELTTAGNIARAVKGEKIGSLVSDRSTRA from the coding sequence ATGAACAAGGGCGCGGACGCCGCAACAGGTGACCACAGGCGCGACGACGGCAAGGTGGCCGGACGCTTCATGCTGAAGCTGTCCGGAGAGGCGTTCGCCGGTGGCGGGGGTCTCGGTGTCGACCCCGACGTCGTGCACGCCATCGCACGCGAGATCGCGGCGGTCGTCCGGGACGGCGCGGAAATCGCGATCGTCATCGGCGGCGGCAACTTCTTCCGCGGCGCCGAGCTCCAGCAGCGCGGCATGGACCGGGCCCGGTCCGACTACATGGGCATGCTCGGCACGGTCATGAACTGCCTGGCACTCCAGGACTTCCTGGAGAAGGAAGGCATCGACTCCCGCGTCCAGACCGCCATCACCATGGGCCAGGTCGCGGAGCCGTACATCCCGCTGCGCGCCGTACGGCACCTGGAGAAGGGCCGCGTCGTCATCTTCGGCGCCGGTATGGGCATGCCGTACTTCTCCACCGACACCACCGCGGCCCAGCGCGCCCTGGAGATCGACGCCGAGGCGCTGCTGATGGGCAAGAACGGTGTGGACGGGGTCTACGACTCCGACCCGAAGACCAACCCCGGAGCGGTGAAGTTCGACGCGCTGGAGTACAGCGAGGTGCTCGCCCGCGACCTCAAGGTCGCCGACGCCACCGCCATCACGCTCTGCCGTGACAACCAGCTGCCGATCCTCGTCTTCGAGCTGACGACGGCGGGCAACATCGCCCGTGCCGTCAAGGGTGAGAAGATCGGTTCGCTCGTGAGCGACCGGAGCACCCGGGCCTGA
- a CDS encoding ABC transporter ATP-binding protein, translated as MLTLESATVRFGDRAVLDAVDLEVADHEIVCVLGPSGSGKSTLLRVVAGLQQPDGGRVLLDGADQAGVPVHRRGLGLMFQDHQLFPHRDVGANVAFGLRMRGVGRSERDGKVAGLLDLVGLPGAERRAVAALSGGEQQRVALARALAPRPRLLMLDEPLGQLDRSLRERLVVELRTLFARLGTTVLAVTHDQGEAFALADRVVVMRDGRIAQVGTPLEVWQHPASAFVARFLGFDNVVEATVTGEAADTDWGKVPVPAGSPQGACDLLVRPAGVRIGAPEDGLRCTVAARTFRGNHVAVTLRPEHGPALDAECPLRGTPEEGAVVGVTFDAAESVVLPAVF; from the coding sequence ATGCTGACACTCGAATCGGCCACGGTGCGCTTCGGCGACCGGGCGGTGCTGGACGCGGTCGACCTGGAGGTCGCCGACCACGAGATCGTCTGTGTGCTGGGCCCGAGCGGCAGCGGGAAGTCGACGCTGCTGCGGGTGGTGGCCGGTCTCCAGCAGCCGGACGGCGGGCGGGTACTGCTCGACGGGGCGGACCAGGCCGGGGTACCGGTGCACCGGCGCGGGCTCGGCCTGATGTTCCAGGACCACCAGCTGTTCCCGCACCGGGACGTCGGCGCCAACGTCGCCTTCGGGCTGCGGATGCGCGGCGTGGGCCGGAGCGAGCGGGACGGCAAGGTCGCCGGGCTCCTCGACCTGGTGGGGCTGCCCGGCGCCGAGCGGCGGGCCGTCGCCGCGCTCTCCGGCGGCGAGCAGCAGCGCGTCGCCCTGGCCCGCGCGCTCGCGCCCCGGCCCAGGCTGCTGATGCTGGACGAGCCGCTCGGCCAGCTGGACCGCAGTCTGCGCGAACGCCTCGTCGTCGAACTGCGCACGCTCTTCGCCCGCTTGGGCACCACCGTGCTCGCCGTCACCCACGACCAGGGCGAGGCCTTCGCGCTGGCCGACCGCGTCGTCGTGATGCGCGACGGGCGCATCGCCCAGGTGGGCACCCCGCTGGAGGTCTGGCAGCACCCCGCGTCGGCCTTCGTCGCCCGCTTCCTCGGCTTCGACAACGTGGTGGAGGCGACCGTCACCGGTGAGGCCGCCGACACGGACTGGGGCAAGGTGCCGGTGCCCGCCGGTTCACCGCAGGGCGCCTGCGACCTGCTGGTGCGTCCGGCCGGAGTCCGGATCGGCGCCCCGGAGGACGGCCTGCGCTGCACGGTGGCCGCCCGCACCTTCCGGGGCAACCACGTTGCCGTGACCCTGCGTCCCGAGCACGGACCGGCGCTGGACGCCGAGTGCCCGCTGCGCGGCACACCGGAGGAGGGCGCGGTCGTCGGCGTCACCTTCGACGCGGCGGAGAGCGTCGTACTGCCCGCTGTGTTCTGA
- a CDS encoding TetR/AcrR family transcriptional regulator has translation MAEHRTMQRGALLDAARSLLSEGGTEALTFPALAERTGLARSSVYEYFRSRAAVVEELCTVDFPVWAAEVENAMERAGTPEEKVEAYVRRQLDLVGDRRHRAVVAISASELDAGAREKIRAAHGGLIAMIVEALGDLGHEQPRLAAMLLQGSVDAAVRRIELSVAEEPSVIADTAVAMVLGGVRGLPGAQD, from the coding sequence GTGGCCGAGCACCGGACCATGCAGCGCGGCGCCCTCCTGGACGCAGCGCGTTCCCTGCTGTCCGAGGGAGGCACGGAGGCGCTGACCTTTCCCGCCCTCGCCGAGCGCACGGGCCTCGCCCGCTCCTCCGTCTACGAGTACTTCCGTTCCCGCGCCGCTGTCGTCGAGGAGCTCTGCACCGTCGACTTCCCCGTCTGGGCGGCCGAGGTGGAGAACGCGATGGAGCGGGCCGGGACGCCGGAGGAGAAGGTCGAGGCGTACGTGCGACGGCAGCTCGATCTCGTGGGGGACCGGCGCCACCGCGCCGTCGTCGCGATCTCCGCGAGTGAGCTGGACGCCGGCGCCCGGGAGAAGATCCGGGCCGCCCACGGCGGTCTGATCGCCATGATCGTCGAGGCGCTCGGCGACCTCGGCCACGAGCAGCCCCGGCTGGCCGCGATGCTGCTGCAGGGCTCCGTGGACGCCGCGGTCCGGCGTATCGAACTCAGCGTGGCGGAGGAGCCGTCCGTGATCGCGGACACCGCGGTCGCCATGGTCCTCGGCGGTGTCCGGGGCCTCCCCGGCGCGCAGGACTGA
- a CDS encoding thiamine ABC transporter substrate binding subunit has protein sequence MSTTKKLAVTAVAAAIGATALAGCGSSDDSGSGSGGTKGSGSKTVTLVSHDSFNASKGVLKEFTRETGYTVKVLKSGDAGAALNQEILTKGSPRGDVFFGVDNTLLSRALDNGLFTPYAAKGLGQVASDVQLDAAKHRVTPVDTGDICVNYDKKYFADKKLAPPKSFDDLAKPAYKNLLVTENAATSSPGLGFLLGSIATYGQDGYQDYWKKLKDNGVKVVDGWEQAYNEAFSGSAGGKKAKADRPLVVSYASSPPVEVLYADPQPKTAPTGVATATCFRQIEFAGLLDGAKNEAGGKALLDFLISKKFQEDMPLNMFVSPVTKGAKVPELFTRFGTTADKPATVAPDTIAKNREQWVQSWSSLVVK, from the coding sequence ATGAGCACCACCAAGAAGCTCGCGGTGACCGCCGTCGCCGCGGCGATCGGCGCGACCGCGCTCGCCGGCTGCGGGAGCTCCGACGACTCGGGGTCCGGTTCCGGCGGCACCAAGGGCTCCGGCTCCAAGACCGTCACGCTCGTCAGCCACGACTCCTTCAACGCGTCCAAGGGCGTGCTGAAGGAGTTCACCCGGGAGACCGGCTACACGGTCAAGGTGCTGAAGAGCGGTGACGCCGGCGCCGCCCTCAACCAGGAGATCCTGACCAAGGGCTCACCGCGCGGCGACGTGTTCTTCGGCGTCGACAACACCCTGCTGTCCCGCGCACTCGACAACGGCCTCTTCACGCCGTACGCCGCCAAGGGCCTCGGCCAGGTCGCGTCCGACGTCCAGCTGGACGCCGCGAAGCACCGGGTCACCCCGGTCGACACCGGCGACATCTGCGTCAACTACGACAAGAAGTACTTCGCGGACAAGAAGCTCGCACCGCCGAAGTCCTTCGACGACCTGGCGAAGCCCGCGTACAAGAACCTCCTCGTCACCGAGAACGCCGCGACCTCGTCGCCCGGCCTCGGCTTCCTCCTCGGCAGCATCGCCACCTACGGCCAGGACGGCTACCAGGACTACTGGAAGAAGCTGAAGGACAACGGCGTCAAGGTCGTCGACGGCTGGGAGCAGGCGTACAACGAGGCGTTCTCCGGCTCGGCCGGCGGCAAGAAGGCCAAGGCCGACCGGCCGCTCGTCGTCAGCTACGCCTCCAGCCCGCCCGTCGAGGTGCTGTACGCGGACCCGCAGCCCAAGACCGCCCCGACCGGGGTCGCCACCGCGACGTGCTTCCGGCAGATCGAGTTCGCCGGTCTGCTCGACGGCGCGAAGAACGAGGCGGGCGGCAAGGCCCTGCTGGACTTCCTGATCAGCAAGAAGTTCCAGGAGGACATGCCGCTCAACATGTTCGTCAGCCCGGTCACCAAGGGCGCGAAGGTGCCGGAACTCTTCACCAGGTTCGGGACCACCGCGGACAAGCCGGCGACCGTCGCCCCCGACACGATCGCCAAGAACCGTGAGCAGTGGGTCCAGTCATGGTCCTCGCTCGTAGTGAAGTAG
- the frr gene encoding ribosome recycling factor has product MIEETLLEAEEKMEKAVVVAKEDFAAIRTGRAHPAMFNKIVADYYGALTPINQLASFSVPEPRMAVVTPFDKTALRNIEQAIRDSDLGVNPSNDGNIIRVNFPDLTEERRRDYIKVAKTKAEDSKISIRAVRRKAKETLDKLVKDKESGEDEVRRAEKELDDTTAKYVAQVDELLKHKEAELLEV; this is encoded by the coding sequence GTGATCGAAGAAACCCTCCTCGAGGCCGAGGAGAAGATGGAGAAGGCCGTCGTGGTCGCGAAAGAGGACTTCGCCGCGATCCGCACCGGCCGTGCGCACCCGGCGATGTTCAACAAGATCGTCGCCGACTACTACGGCGCGCTGACCCCGATCAACCAGCTGGCCTCGTTCTCGGTGCCCGAGCCCCGGATGGCCGTCGTGACGCCGTTCGACAAGACGGCGCTGCGCAACATCGAGCAGGCCATCCGCGACTCCGACCTCGGCGTCAACCCGAGCAACGACGGCAATATCATCCGGGTGAACTTCCCCGACCTCACCGAAGAGCGCCGTCGCGACTACATCAAGGTCGCGAAGACCAAGGCCGAGGACTCCAAGATCTCGATCCGCGCGGTCCGCCGCAAGGCCAAGGAGACCCTTGACAAGCTGGTCAAGGACAAGGAGTCCGGCGAGGACGAGGTACGCCGCGCCGAGAAGGAGCTCGACGACACCACCGCGAAGTACGTCGCGCAGGTGGACGAGCTGCTGAAGCACAAGGAAGCCGAGCTGCTCGAAGTCTGA
- the rpsB gene encoding 30S ribosomal protein S2: MAVVTMRELLESGVHFGHQTRRWNPKMKRFIFTERNGIYIIDLLQSLSYIDRAYEFVKETVAHGGSIMFVGTKKQAQEAIAEQATRVGMPYVNQRWLGGMLTNFSTVYKRLQRLKELELIDFEDVAASGLTKKELLVLSREKAKLEKTLGGIREMQKVPSAVWIVDTKKEHIAVGEARKLHIPVVAILDTNCDPDEVDYKIPGNDDAIRSVTLLTRVIADAVAEGLIARSGAATGDSKPGEKAAGEPLAEWERDLLEGDKKADAEVQTSAETEKVADAEAAEAPAEAAAEAPATETPAVEAPAAEAPAADGEQA; encoded by the coding sequence ATGGCCGTCGTCACGATGCGGGAGCTGCTGGAAAGCGGCGTCCACTTCGGTCACCAGACCCGTCGTTGGAACCCGAAGATGAAGCGCTTCATCTTCACGGAGCGCAACGGCATCTACATCATCGACCTGCTCCAGTCGCTGTCGTACATCGACCGCGCCTACGAGTTCGTCAAGGAGACCGTCGCCCACGGCGGCTCCATCATGTTCGTGGGTACGAAGAAGCAGGCCCAGGAGGCCATCGCCGAGCAGGCGACGCGCGTCGGCATGCCGTACGTCAACCAGCGTTGGCTCGGTGGCATGCTCACCAACTTCTCCACCGTCTACAAGCGCCTTCAGCGTCTGAAGGAGCTCGAGCTCATCGACTTCGAGGACGTGGCCGCCTCCGGCCTCACCAAGAAGGAGCTCCTGGTCCTCTCCCGCGAGAAGGCCAAGCTGGAGAAGACCCTCGGTGGTATCCGCGAGATGCAGAAGGTGCCGAGCGCCGTCTGGATCGTCGACACCAAGAAGGAGCACATCGCCGTCGGTGAGGCGCGCAAGCTCCACATCCCGGTCGTCGCGATCCTGGACACCAACTGCGACCCCGACGAGGTCGACTACAAGATTCCGGGCAACGACGACGCGATCCGCTCCGTCACCCTGCTCACCCGCGTGATCGCCGACGCCGTCGCCGAGGGCCTCATCGCCCGCTCCGGCGCTGCGACCGGCGACTCGAAGCCGGGCGAGAAGGCCGCCGGCGAGCCGCTCGCCGAGTGGGAGCGTGACCTGCTCGAGGGCGACAAGAAGGCCGACGCCGAGGTCCAGACCTCCGCCGAGACCGAGAAGGTCGCGGACGCGGAGGCCGCTGAGGCCCCCGCCGAGGCTGCCGCTGAGGCGCCCGCCACCGAGACGCCGGCCGTCGAGGCCCCCGCCGCCGAGGCTCCGGCCGCGGACGGCGAGCAGGCCTGA
- the tsf gene encoding translation elongation factor Ts, whose protein sequence is MANYTAADVKKLRELTGAGMMDCKKALDEADGSVEGAVEALRIKGQKGVAKREGRSAENGAVVSLISEDNTSGVLLELKCETDFVAKGEKFQAVANALAAHVAATSPADLATLLASEIEAGKTVQAYVDEANANLGEKIVLDRFEQFTGAYVSVYMHRTMPDLPPQIGVLVELDKADADLAKGLAQHIAAFAPKYLSREDVPAEIVETERRVAEETTRAEGKPEAALPKIVEGRVNGFFKEATLLGQPYALDNKKSVQKVLDEAGVTLKRFSRIKVGI, encoded by the coding sequence ATGGCGAACTACACCGCCGCTGACGTCAAGAAGCTCCGTGAGCTCACCGGCGCCGGCATGATGGACTGCAAGAAGGCGCTCGACGAGGCCGATGGCAGCGTCGAAGGCGCCGTCGAGGCCCTTCGTATCAAGGGTCAGAAGGGCGTCGCCAAGCGCGAGGGCCGTTCTGCCGAGAACGGCGCCGTTGTCTCCCTCATCTCCGAGGACAACACCTCCGGCGTCCTGCTCGAGCTGAAGTGCGAGACGGACTTCGTCGCCAAGGGCGAGAAGTTCCAGGCCGTCGCCAACGCGCTGGCCGCGCACGTCGCCGCCACCTCCCCGGCCGACCTGGCCACGCTGCTCGCCTCCGAGATCGAGGCCGGCAAGACGGTTCAGGCGTACGTCGACGAGGCCAACGCCAACCTCGGTGAGAAGATCGTCCTGGACCGCTTCGAGCAGTTCACCGGCGCCTACGTCTCCGTGTACATGCACCGCACCATGCCCGACCTGCCGCCGCAGATCGGTGTCCTGGTCGAGCTCGACAAGGCCGACGCCGACCTGGCGAAGGGCCTTGCCCAGCACATCGCCGCCTTCGCGCCGAAGTACCTCTCCCGCGAGGACGTCCCGGCCGAGATCGTCGAGACCGAGCGTCGTGTCGCCGAGGAGACCACGCGCGCCGAGGGCAAGCCCGAGGCCGCGCTCCCGAAGATCGTCGAGGGTCGCGTCAACGGCTTCTTCAAGGAGGCCACCCTCCTCGGCCAGCCGTACGCGCTGGACAACAAGAAGTCCGTCCAGAAGGTCCTGGACGAGGCCGGTGTCACCCTGAAGCGCTTCTCGCGCATCAAGGTCGGCATCTGA
- a CDS encoding phosphatidate cytidylyltransferase, with product MNDSSWGVPQDAGHGAAPEMWAAPAGPAYDVHNAQQTRPMPIVPDVPDAGRDAESRDDRDQGAARLSGGPLFRDEKPQEPMSTAPPPPQKKRAGRDLGAAIGVGVGLGAVVVASLFVVKAVFVGVIVVAVVVGLWELTSRLQERKGIKAPLVPLAVGGAAMVVAGYARGAEGAWAAMALTALAVLVWRMTEPPEGYLKDVTAGVFAAFYVPFLATFVAMLLTADDGPMRVLTFLLLTVVSDTGAYAVGWRFGKHKLAPRISPGKTREGLFGAVSFAMVAGALCMQFLIDDGSWWQGLLLGLAVAASATLGDLGESMIKRDLGIKDMGTLLPGHGGIMDRLDSLLPTAPVVWLLMVIFVGSG from the coding sequence ATGAACGACTCCTCCTGGGGCGTCCCGCAGGACGCCGGCCACGGGGCCGCTCCCGAGATGTGGGCCGCTCCGGCGGGTCCTGCATACGATGTGCATAACGCCCAGCAGACTCGGCCCATGCCCATCGTGCCGGACGTTCCCGACGCAGGTAGAGACGCTGAGAGCCGTGATGACCGGGACCAGGGGGCCGCACGCCTGAGCGGCGGCCCCCTGTTCCGCGACGAGAAGCCGCAGGAGCCCATGTCCACCGCGCCGCCGCCCCCGCAGAAGAAACGCGCGGGGCGTGATCTGGGAGCCGCCATAGGGGTCGGCGTGGGCCTCGGCGCCGTCGTCGTCGCCTCACTCTTCGTCGTCAAGGCCGTCTTCGTCGGGGTGATCGTGGTCGCCGTCGTCGTGGGCCTGTGGGAGCTCACCTCCCGTCTGCAGGAGCGCAAGGGGATCAAGGCTCCGCTCGTACCCCTCGCGGTCGGTGGCGCGGCGATGGTCGTGGCCGGTTACGCGCGAGGCGCCGAGGGCGCCTGGGCCGCCATGGCGCTGACCGCCCTCGCGGTGCTCGTCTGGCGGATGACCGAACCGCCGGAGGGCTACCTCAAGGACGTCACGGCCGGCGTCTTCGCCGCGTTCTACGTACCGTTCCTGGCCACCTTCGTCGCCATGCTCCTGACGGCGGACGACGGACCGATGCGGGTGCTGACCTTCCTGCTGCTGACCGTGGTCAGCGACACCGGCGCGTACGCCGTCGGCTGGCGGTTCGGCAAGCACAAGCTCGCCCCCCGGATCAGCCCCGGAAAGACCCGCGAGGGCCTCTTCGGTGCCGTGAGCTTCGCGATGGTGGCCGGCGCGCTGTGCATGCAGTTCCTGATCGACGACGGCTCCTGGTGGCAGGGCCTGCTGCTCGGCCTCGCGGTCGCCGCCAGCGCCACCCTGGGTGACCTCGGCGAGTCCATGATCAAGCGGGACCTCGGGATCAAGGACATGGGCACGCTGCTCCCCGGACACGGCGGAATCATGGACCGGCTGGACTCCCTGCTGCCGACCGCGCCGGTGGTCTGGCTGCTGATGGTGATCTTCGTCGGCTCCGGCTGA
- the whiG gene encoding RNA polymerase sigma factor WhiG codes for MPQHTSGSDRAAVPPAARGTVRPPAPSSLDELWRSYKTTGDERLREQLILHYSPLVKYVAGRVSVGLPSNVEQADFVSSGVFGLIDAIEKFDIERAIKFETYAITRIRGAMIDELRALDWIPRSVRQKARAVERAYATLEARLRRTPSEAEVAAEMEIGLEELHAVFSQLSLANVVALEELLHVGGEGGDRLSLMDTLEDTAADNPVEVAEGRELRRLLARAINTLPDREKTVVTLYYYEGLTLAEIGNVLGVTESRVSQIHTKSVLQLRAKLADAGR; via the coding sequence ATGCCCCAGCACACCTCCGGGTCTGACCGCGCGGCAGTACCACCGGCTGCGCGTGGCACTGTGCGCCCTCCCGCCCCCTCCTCGCTCGACGAGTTGTGGCGTTCGTACAAGACGACGGGCGACGAGCGGCTGCGGGAGCAGCTGATCCTGCACTACTCGCCCCTGGTGAAGTACGTCGCCGGCCGGGTGAGTGTGGGTCTGCCGTCCAACGTCGAGCAGGCGGACTTCGTCTCCTCGGGGGTGTTCGGGCTGATCGACGCGATCGAGAAGTTCGACATCGAGCGGGCGATCAAGTTCGAGACGTACGCGATCACCCGCATTCGCGGCGCGATGATCGACGAACTCCGCGCACTGGACTGGATCCCGCGCTCCGTGCGCCAGAAGGCGCGGGCGGTGGAACGCGCCTACGCCACGTTGGAGGCGCGGCTGCGGCGCACCCCGTCGGAGGCGGAGGTCGCCGCGGAGATGGAGATCGGGCTGGAGGAACTGCACGCGGTTTTCAGCCAGTTGTCGCTGGCGAACGTGGTCGCGCTGGAGGAGCTGCTCCATGTGGGCGGCGAGGGCGGCGACCGGCTGAGCCTGATGGACACGCTGGAGGACACCGCCGCCGACAATCCGGTGGAGGTGGCCGAGGGGCGTGAGCTCAGGAGGCTGCTCGCGCGGGCGATCAACACCCTCCCGGACCGCGAGAAGACGGTGGTCACGCTCTACTACTACGAGGGCCTCACCCTCGCGGAGATCGGTAACGTCCTCGGGGTCACCGAGAGCCGGGTCAGCCAGATCCACACGAAGTCCGTGCTGCAGCTGCGCGCGAAACTGGCCGACGCCGGGCGTTGA